In one Aeromicrobium wangtongii genomic region, the following are encoded:
- a CDS encoding class I SAM-dependent methyltransferase: MIETPEDRTAKWLVGDRLSCVLHLGDASLAYQLAEQGHEVVVAGDDVTASRHPDIQYVRSAGERLPFVGDAFDVVIVPELREAPTALAEYARVLRRDGLLSTISRHHDDSIPWMRKLREITGARDSAPIPADTFSASGLFREPETHEVGSWEKLDLPGLLRFAEATKHPSVGDSALSQVRDLFLSYAGQTGFLRLRHETVCIRARVDKAAMSQDVPPPDTMLLDFR; encoded by the coding sequence GTGATCGAAACGCCCGAGGACCGCACGGCCAAGTGGCTGGTCGGGGACCGCCTGTCCTGCGTCCTGCACCTGGGCGACGCCTCGCTGGCCTATCAGCTCGCCGAACAGGGACACGAGGTCGTGGTCGCCGGCGACGACGTCACGGCCAGCCGCCATCCCGACATCCAGTACGTCCGCAGCGCCGGCGAGCGGCTGCCGTTCGTGGGCGATGCCTTCGACGTCGTGATCGTCCCCGAGCTGCGCGAGGCCCCGACCGCCCTGGCGGAGTACGCCCGGGTCCTGCGCCGCGACGGCCTGCTCTCGACGATCTCGCGCCACCACGACGACTCCATCCCGTGGATGCGCAAGCTGCGCGAGATCACCGGTGCCCGCGACAGCGCCCCCATCCCGGCCGACACGTTCAGCGCCTCGGGGCTGTTCCGCGAGCCCGAGACCCACGAGGTCGGCAGCTGGGAGAAGCTCGACCTGCCGGGGCTGCTCAGGTTCGCCGAGGCGACCAAGCACCCGTCCGTCGGTGACTCGGCCCTGTCGCAGGTGCGCGACCTGTTCCTCAGCTATGCCGGCCAGACCGGCTTCCTGCGGCTGCGGCACGAGACGGTCTGCATCCGCGCCCGGGTCGACAAGGCCGCCATGAGCCAGGACGTCCCGCCGCCGGACACGATGTTGCTGGATTTCCGCTAG
- a CDS encoding oxidoreductase: protein MSDPFISAALLEGIPSTYAGARDGIDSILRDRGLRRSTPDDTARSLLLGAVATASLEGSSYDAETLASGGGDEVARGAVRLSTELLGLLPVWNRSPIQALARIHSLAASETADIADLGRPVNPDGVARLTELAWMLGQPTEAPGLVVAALVNAEITAAAAFATLNGVIGRAAERLVLLSKGVDPASVLVPEAGHAAEPEGYRAALAAYASGTPTGVHQWLMYAAQAFTRAAEASPLAR, encoded by the coding sequence GTGTCCGATCCCTTCATCTCGGCGGCCCTCCTGGAGGGCATCCCCTCGACGTACGCGGGCGCCCGCGACGGCATCGACTCGATCCTGCGGGACCGGGGTCTGCGGCGCAGCACGCCCGATGACACCGCCCGTTCCCTGCTGCTCGGCGCGGTCGCCACGGCCTCGCTGGAGGGCAGCTCGTACGACGCGGAGACGCTGGCTTCCGGCGGCGGCGACGAGGTGGCTCGCGGCGCGGTGCGGCTGTCGACCGAGCTGCTGGGCCTCCTGCCGGTGTGGAACCGGTCGCCCATCCAGGCCCTGGCCCGCATCCACTCGCTCGCCGCCTCCGAGACAGCCGACATCGCCGACCTCGGCCGGCCGGTCAATCCCGACGGCGTCGCGCGGCTCACCGAGCTGGCCTGGATGCTGGGCCAGCCGACGGAGGCGCCCGGCCTCGTGGTCGCTGCCCTCGTCAACGCCGAGATCACCGCGGCAGCGGCGTTCGCCACCCTCAACGGCGTCATCGGCCGCGCCGCCGAACGTCTGGTCCTGCTCTCCAAGGGCGTCGACCCGGCCTCGGTGCTGGTGCCGGAGGCCGGCCACGCCGCCGAGCCCGAGGGCTACCGCGCAGCCCTGGCCGCATACGCCAGCGGCACCCCGACCGGCGTGCACCAGTGGTTGATGTACGCCGCGCAGGCCTTCACCCGCGCCGCCGAGGCGTCCCCGCTCGCGCGCTGA